Proteins from a genomic interval of Quercus lobata isolate SW786 chromosome 11, ValleyOak3.0 Primary Assembly, whole genome shotgun sequence:
- the LOC115968180 gene encoding (-)-germacrene D synthase-like, which translates to MSHQISMATTQTQNPDANVYRRLANYRPSLWGDNFLSYSNKSEETIDDLEQVQRLKEEVQRMLMAPIDNLLEKLELIDAIQRLGVSYHFEGEIDEVLQQSHRKHHTRDVQEIDDAL; encoded by the exons ATGTCTCACCAAATTTCCATGGCTACTactcaaacccaaaatccaGATGCTAATGTATATCGTCGCTTAGCAAATTATCGACCAAGCTTATGGGGAGACAATTTCCTCTCTTATTCTAATAAATCCGAG GAAACCATTGATGACTTGGAGCAAGTTCAACGGTTGAAGGAAGAAGTGCAAAGAATGTTGATGGCTCCCATCGATAATCTTCTAGAAAAGTTGGAGTTGATTGATGCAATCCAACGCTTAGGAGTGTCTTACCATTTTGAAGGTGAGATTGATGAAGTATTACAACAAAGTCACAGGAAACATCATACGCGTGATGTCCAAGAAATTGATGATGCTCTTTAA
- the LOC115968178 gene encoding (-)-germacrene D synthase-like, whose amino-acid sequence MSHQISMATTQTQNPDANVYRLLANYRPSLWGDHFLSYSNKSEETIDDLEQVQRLKEEVQRMLMAPIDNLLEKLELIDAIQRLGVSYHFEGEIDEVLQQIHRKHHTCDVQESDDALYTVALHFRLLRQQGYNILSVDISNKFKDNMGNFKESLTNDVKGMLSFYEATHMRVHGEDILDEALKFTTTHLESMAINLSPPLATQVSHALNRPIQKCLPRVEARQYFSIYQENASHNEVLLNFAKLDFNMLQKQHQKELSHISRWWKDIDVATNLSFA is encoded by the exons ATGTCTCACCAAATTTCCATGGCTACTactcaaacccaaaatccaGATGCTAATGTATATCGTCTCTTAGCAAATTATCGACCAAGCTTATGGGGAGACCATTTCCTCTCTTATTCTAATAAATCCGAG GAAACCATTGATGACTTGGAGCAAGTTCAACGGTTGAAGGAAGAAGTGCAAAGAATGTTGATGGCTCCTATCGATAATCTTCTAGAAAAGTTGGAGTTGATTGATGCAATCCAACGCTTAGGAGTGTCTTACCATTTTGAAGGTGAGATTGATGAAGTATTACAACAAATTCACAGGAAACATCATACGTGTGATGTCCAAGAAAGTGATGATGCTCTTTACACCGTTGCACTTCATTTTCGATTACTTAGACAACAAGGTTATAACATTCTAAGTG TAGATATCTCCAacaaattcaaagacaatatggGAAACTTCAAGGAATCACTTACTAACGATGTGAAAGGAATGTTAAGCTTTTATGAAGCTACACATATGAGGGTGCATGGAGAAGATATACTTGATGAAGCACTTAAGTTTACTACCACTCACCTGGAATCAATGGCAATTAATTTGAGCCCTCCTCTCGCCACACAAGTAAGCCATGCTTTAAATCGACCTATTCAAAAGTGCTTGCCAAGGGTAGAGGCTAGGCAGTACTTTTCTATCTACCAAGAAAATGCTTCACATAATGAAGTTCTACTAAACtttgcaaaattggattttaacaTGTTGCAAAAACAACACCAGAAGGAACTTAGCCATATCTCAAG gtGGTGGAAAGATATAGATGTTGCGACAAACCTATCTTTTGCATGA